GGATGATCTCCTGCGCGCGCTGCGCTTTGGACAGCACGAAGTCGCGGTGATCCACCTCGCCCGAGATCACACCGCAGCGGCACACCCCGCAAATCCCGTCGGCGCATTTGAGATCGACGTGATAGCCGTTCTCGACCAGCACATCGGCGGCACTGCGGTCCGCTGGCACGGTAAATTCCCTGCCGGAGCGGGCGAGCTTGAGTGTAAAGGGCGCGCTTGGCGTCTCGGCCCTTTCCGGAACCGCGAAATACTCCAGATGCACGGCCTCTTCGGGCAGGTCCGCGGCCTTTGCCGTCTCGACAACGGCCTGCATGAAGGGTTCAGCACCGCAGGTGTAGACATGGGCACCCTTCGGCAGGTCCGACACGATCCGCGAGATATACGCGCGGCTGCCCTCGTCGCTGATGTGCAGCGTGACGCGATCCGCCCATGGCAACTGCGCCAGATCGTCCAGATAGGCCATGCGCGACCGGCTTCGTCCCGAATAGTGCAAAGCAAAACGCCTTCCGCTGGCGTGGAGCTGGTGCGCCATCGCGATCATCGGCGTCACACCGATCCCCCCGCCCATCAGCAACGAGAACGGCGCGTCGTGCAGCGGGAAGTGGTTGATGGGCCGAGAAACGAACACCCTGCGTCCTTCGGCAAAGATGCGGTGCAGCAGTTTCGATCCGCCGCGCCCGTGATCCTCGCGCAGCACGCCGATTTCGTAGCAGGATCTGTCGGCAGGATCGCCCGACATGGAGTATTGCCGCAGGTAATCCGGCGCCACCACGATATCGAGGTGCGCGCCCGCCTCCCACGCTGGCAGATCCCCCCCGTCGGGGCGGCGAAAGCGGAACCTTGTGATTTCGGGCGTCATCCTGACCGCCTGCGCGATCTCAAGTTCCAGAACGGGGCTCTCGCCGGGCACGGTATAGACATGCTGGGGCGCCGCGCCCCGCGCCGCGCGGGCGCGATATTCATCGGCGGTGATCATCGCCTGATAGGCCTCGATCCCGCGCTCGCGGTCCATCGGATGCGGATAGGGCCACGGCGGCGGCGCCAGAGGGGCGGGATAGACGGCCAGCGTCTGGTCGGCGTAGCGCAATTTCAACCCGCGCTGAAGGGACCGCGCATTCACGGGGGCATCAGCGGCGCGGTATCCGCCGTCTTCCTTCACCTCGATGTCCCACCACCATTTCTTGACCGGGTTGATCCCGCCGCGCCCCGCCGCGTCGTCAATCCGCGCCAGCGCGGGCGCAAGCTGCGGCACGTTCATCGCGGCCCAGCGGAACGGGGCCTCCTTGAACACGCCCTCAAGGTTCCAGGGACAGGTTTTCATGCACCGTCCGCACATCGCGCCCCCCGGTGTGCCCAACCGGTATGTCGCGCATTTCTGGCTGTCGGATTTCCAGATCTCGTAGCCGTTGAACATCAGCTTCGGACCGGCGGTGATCGCGCCGGAGGGGCATTCGCGGGCGCATTTGTTGCACGATTCGCAAAACCGCTGGAGCCCGAAATCGATGGGGCGGTCATGCTCCATCGGCAGATCGGTCGTGACCACACCGGACTTCAGCCTCGGCCCCAGAAACGGGTTCAGAATGACCTCGCCGATGCGGCTGACCTCGCCCAGACCGCTGAGCAGCAGCAACGGCGGTTGCAGGACTTCACCGTCGGTGACCGTGTGCGCCTTCGCCCCGTATCCGAGCCGGCGCAGCTGCGCCGCCAGGACGCCGCCGATCAGCGAGAACCGCAGATAGGCACGCATGGACTGCGCGACCGAGATCCAGTCATCGCCCGACGCGCCCTCCATCGTTTCGAACCCCTGATCGATAATGATCGAGATGGCCTGATCGTGGGGCGGGTCGATGGGCGCGCCGCGCGCGTCGTGGCTGTACCATGTCCAGTCGGGGCACCGTGAAACGCCGACCGCATCCGCGCCCAGCCAATAGGCCGTCGCCTTGACCAGATCGGCAGCCTGTCGCGCCGTGAACTCGCGCCGCGTTGGCGCTGCCGCACCGTCCTGCAGAAGCGTGAACGCGCCCAGCGCCCGGCGCTGCGCCATCGCGGGGGCGGATCGCCGGATGTACTGCCCTCCGCGCGCGGTGTCCTGCACCTTCTTGCCCATGTCGCCGAACTGGGCGCGCGCGAACATATCCGCACGCTTTGGCACCCGCGCGACGTTCGGCTCGTCTATGTAGGTTGTCGGCGTATCGACACGTTTCAGCCGCTCGAACGGGTGAGCCCCGTCACGGAAGCGGCGTTTGGCGTAGGGCGTTGCCGTCGATGCGCGCTTGGCCGACCGCAGGCCGGTTTTCCACGCCAGCCCAAAGGCGCGGGCGGGCTGTTGCGCCATCGGGGCCAGCGGCAGGTCGGGTGCCATGGCAAAATCGGTCGTCACCACGGCAAGTCCGAACCGCGTCCCGATGTAGGGGTGTTTCAGCGTCCCATCTTCAAGCGTGACAAGCCCCGCCGCCGCCGCCATCCGACCTGCATCGACATCGCTGCACGACGCGGTATGCGCCCGCGCGCGGTATCCCAGCAAGCGCAGGTATCCCGCCAAGACAACCGCCGTTTCCGAGGCCAGCAGCGCCGCGCGGTGGGCCTGGGCGTCCATGATCCAGTCGCACCCCGCCTCCCCCACCGCCGGAGCGCGGGGGTTTTCGTACATCAGGACCAGCGCGTGGGTATGCGCGTCGATGGTGGTGGGCTCCGCGTCCAGCGCCTCCTTGAGATCGGCCATGATGCTGTCGATCCCCGACGCCAGCGTTTTGGTCTGGCGCGTCTTGAGGTCTTCGGACAGGCGGGCAAGATCGGGGTTGAGGTGAGGCCGCGCCAGCACAGCCGCACCGGGGATTTCACAGATCCCGACCCCGGCGGCGTCACAGAAATATCCGAACGCCTTGAGATGTTGCGCGCGGGTGAGCGGGTCGTCGGGCACTTCGGCCACGGCCCCGTTCACAAGGCCCTCGCGGATCGCATCCATCATCGCCTGATGGTCGCGCATCGCGTTGATGATCGAAGGCCCATCCTCCGCGCGCGCGAAGGTCAGCGCAGGCGAAACCGCGATGGCCTCCAGATCGGGCAGATCCTTCTGCCGCGCCAGCATTTCGCAGGGATAGGGGCCGGCGTGGACGGGCCGTCTGGCATCTGAAAATATGCGGCCCATGGGCGCCTCCATCATGCTGGAAAAAGACTTTGCACCGAAGCGACGCCGGGGGCCAGTGGCCGCGAGGGCCGCAAGCGCGCGCCGCGTCCCAACGAACCGGTTGCCCGGCCCGCACGCGCAATCAATTTTCCTCGGCGTCGATCCGGTTCATTTCGTCCTCTAGCAGGTCGAGCACCCGGATGAAGGTCTTTCGCTCCTCTTCAGACATGACCGACAGCAACCGGTCCTGACGGTCATAGATCAGGGGCCGAACCTTCTGAAACAAGGCACGTCCGCGTTCGCTGAAGTCGATGACCTGCCCGCGCATGTCATCGGTGTTGGGGACCGCTTCCAGCAGACCCCGCTCTGTCATGTCGCGGATTGTCCGGCTCAACTGGCCCTTGTCCAGGCCGGTCTCGCGCACGATCTCTGCCGGTGTCGTCTTGCCCAGCGCATCGAGCATGAACAAAACCCGCCACTGCATGACCGATAGCCGCTGATGATCGCGCAACAACTGCGCGATCTGGGCTGATAACCGCGCCTGTACCCGCGCGATCCTGAAGCCGAACATCGACCTCAAATTAACTCGTTTATGGTGCACCTGGTGTCCTGATTAAAAGAAATGAGTATCGTAAAGCCACAAAACAATATACTTGTGAATAAACGTAAATCCATGAAAAGGGGAACCTTTTCATCAATTCCTTGAAAATTACGCGAAAAGAGTGACCTTTCCGCACACCCCTCGGTTGCAGGACCGCGATTTAACCGAAACAGCCCCCCGGCGGGCTAGAATACACCCATCGCAAGGCCCGCACCCAGCGCGGTGCCGATCTCGCGGCAGCGGTCCAGATCCGCTTCGCCGATGGTCTTGGTCGCGAGAATTTCTTCCGGCGTTTGCGCCTTCGTGCAGACGATGAGCGGCGGCTGGACTTCGCGAAGCCGCCAGCCCTTCGCGATTCGCGCCGTCTGGCGGGCCGCGTTCTCTCCGTCCGATCCGGCGCAGACCAACTGGGCATAGGGGCGGCCCTCGATCCGTCCCAAAACGGGATAATAGCAGCGATCGAAGAACTCCTTCATCGCACCGGACAGCGCCGCAAGGTTTTCCGGCGCGCAAAAGAGATACCCATCCGCCGCCAGCACGTCTTCGGGTGACGTTTCGTCAGCGGTTTGCAGCAGCGTCGAAACCTCGCCCTCGGCGCCTTCTGCCGCCGCCTGCGCCATCTGGCGCGTGCCGTCGGTACGGGAATGATAGACAATCAACAGCCTGGTCATGCAGCAAGGGTGAGGCCCGGTTGCGCATTTGTCAAAGCGATCACGCCTCCTGCAAGCTGGCGACACGGTCGTCCTTTGCTTGGCACACCGAAACCGTCAGGTCGCTGGGGCGGATTGTATGCGGGGCCGCAGCTGTGCAGTATTTCACCCGCAAGGCCCCGCAGGAGAAAGGAACACGCTGCATGATCGCCTATGTCACGGTTGGCGCGGATGACATCGCGCGGGCGAAACGGTTCTACACGGCGTTTTTGCCTGCCCTTGGATATGACCTGAAAGAAGGGGCCGACGGTCTCAGCTTTGCGCTGCCTGTGCCCCAGGGCCAGTTGCCCATGCTGCCGGATTTCTACGTGAAGCCTACGTTCGATGGCCGCCCCTCTTCTGCCGGAAACGGCGTGATGATCGCGTTCCAAGCGCGCAGCCAAAGACAGGTGCGCGAGCTGCATGCCGCGGCGCTTGCGGCGGGAGGCACGGACGAAGGCCAGCCGGGGTTTCGTGCCCCCTACAGCGCGGATTTCTACGTGGGCTACCTGAGGGATCCCCAAGGCAACAAGATCGCCCTGTTCTCGAGCAATCCCGCTGACCCCGGCCGCGACGGCTGAAAAGACCGGCAGGTGCTGGCAGACCAATTCGAACCAGTCTCCACAAGGCCAGTGGCACTGCCCGTTTTGCCGTGCCGATACCGCGCCCCTTCCGAAAGAGCAGCGGCATGGTTGGGCTTGAAATTGTCTATTCTGTAGAGCGCACTCATGAAGAAGATACTTCAAATTGCGCAGCGACAGCCGAAAACCGCATGTACAGCATCACCGCCAGGCGGATTATCTTACGGCTCGTTTTGAAGCAGCGAAATGGATCAGGTTTGGTCATCCATTGATTGCTAAGAAGCCGCCCTGCCCGCCTGAAGCCAGTTTCGTCTGACAGTGCCTAGTTTTCTTCTGTAGCTGAGGACGTCATCGCGCGTCGACTTTCAATTGATGGATAGAAAACTCAAAACGTACTAGACTTCACCAAGAGCAAAGACGGGCGGCCCTGTGTCCGCGCCCCGACGATCCTTTCCAGATAGGCCCTTTCGCATCAATGAGGCTTCCATGACGCACCCTGCTCCGCAATCGGATCTTGGCACACACGAGGTCCATAACCAGCCCGAGAGCCGAGGTGACTGCGATCTCTGGGAGAGCGATCCTGCCTTGCGTTCGATCGCGCCACAGATGGGCGCGCAGCGTGATCCTCTCCAGAGGTATGCGAAAGCCCTTGGAACGGAAGAATTACGCCAGGCCGCACGCGATGCCAATCGGCACACACCTGAGCTTGAGCTGTTCGATCGTCAGGGTCGGCGGCTCGATGAGGTGCGCTATCACCCGGCCTACCACCAGTTTATGGAAGTCTCGGCGGCGGCGGGGTATTCGGCGGTGGCGTGGGAAGGCACGCCGGGCGGGCATGCGACCCATGCAGCGATGGTTTACCTCGCCAGTCAGGTGGAACCGGGGCATTGCTGCCCACTGACGATGACATACGCCGCCGTGCCAGTCATCGCTGCCGCCCAAGGCATCCCTTCGGACTGGCACCGCAAGATCCTGTCTCGGCAGTACGACCGCTCGGTCGGGCCGGTGTCCGGCAAACGCGGCGCAACCATCGGCATGGCCCTTACCGAAAAACAGGGCGGCTCGGATGTGATGGCAAACGCAACGCGCGCCGAGGCCGATGGTGCGGTGTGGCGGCTGACCGGACACAAATGGTTCTGTTCCGCACCGATGTCAGACGGGCTCTTGACACTCGCGCAGGGCCCCGAAGGCCTCACATGTTTCTTCGTGCCACGCTGGCTGGAGGGCACGCGCAATGGCATTCGCATCCAAAGGCTGAAGGACAAGCTGGGAAACCGCTCTAATGCCTCTGCCGAGATCGAATACGACCGTGCCCTTGCCTACCAGATCGGCGAAGGCGGGCGCGGGGTCCGGACGATTATCAAGATGATCCACCACACCCGGCTGGACACCGCCATGGCTCCGGCTGGGCTGATGCGTGCGGCCTTGGTCGAGGCTCATCACTGGGTGGCCCATCGAACCGCCTTCCAGAAAAAGCTTATCGATCAGCCTCTGATGCGCAGCCTCCTCGCCGATCTGACGCTGGACTGGGAAGGGTCTCTCGCCCTCGGGATGCGCGTGGCCCAAGCCTTTGACGGGGACGCCGAGGAAGATCGTGCTTTCGCCCGCACCGGGGTCGCTCTGGCGAAGTTCATAAACAACAAGCTTTGCCCAATGGTCGTCGGCGAGGCGATGGAGATCCTCGGCGGCATGGGGTACATAGAGGACACGCCGTTACCCATGCTCTACCGGGAGGCCCCGCTGAACGGGATCTGGGAGGGATCGGGCAATGTCATTTGCCTAGATGTGTTGCGCACCCTCGCAAAAGACCCGCGCGCGCGTGAGGCCTTGAACATGGAGCTGGACGCCGTCGCGGGGCAGGATCGGCAGTATGACGAGGCGCTTCAATCCTACCGAACACGTTGGCGCGGCCTCCCATCAGAAGAGGAAGCCCGCTGGTTCGTGGAAAGGACCGCGTATCTTTTGACCGCGTCAATCCTGATCCAGCATGCGCCGGAGCCAGTTGCAGCCGCCTTTGTCTCGACACGGCTTTCAGGCGAAAGAGGCCGTGTATCCGGATCGGTAAGCAAACAGGAAACGCGTGAGATATTGTCAAGGCTTGGGTGACCGAGGTCAATCCGGAAGGGTTTGAGCAAAAGTGGCTTGGCTCACGCGAGTTGTGAACACAGGTCCGTCACGATCGCCCTGAGCCGGCGCCCGTTGGATCGGGGACGACATCACGCGCGCGCCGAAGGCTGATTGATATCCGGTGCGGAGGCGATCGTCGCGAAGATCGCCGACAACTTGACGATGCACCTGCCGGACTTCTGCGCTGTAGCGTTTACTCAAACCTTTCAGGCGCGGAACGCACGGACGCTTGATGCGACAACAAACTGAAGACGCGAGGGTTCATCGTGCTTGTCTCGTGATGCGACAGGGGGTACCCAGTACTTGCTACACTGGGGGGAAAGACCATCGATCAGATCGGAAAAGAACGGCAACGGCGTGGCAAGGCCATTTGGCTTGCAGCCATGGCCATAACAGTGCTGGCAGGCATCGCCGTGCCTTATGGGGTGTTGACAGACAGCGCGATGACCATGGCCGTACCCCTGTTCTGGTTTCTTTTCGGTATCGTCGTCATCGTCCTGATCGTCATCGGCGTGGCGCGTTGGAGGGATGACGCATGATCGCGCCTGGCCTTATCTGGGTGGTCATTGCTGTTTTTGCGGCGTTCGGCTTTATCATCGCGGTGCGCGCGGCACGCGCGAATTCCGGGACGGCGAGCGATTACTATATCGGCGGACGCGACATCGGCGGCATGGTAGCCGGGCTTTCTTATGCCGCGACGACCTATTCCGCCTTCATGCTCGTCGTTTTGACAGGCCTCACCTACCGTGGCGGGATCGGCGCGCTTGGCTTTGAGCTGATCTATTTCGCGGGCCTGTCCCTGTTGGTGATCTTCGCACCGCGCTTTTGGCTTGTGGGCAAGCGTTGGGGGTTTATTTCGCCGGCCGAGATGATCGGTGCGCGCTATGGCAGCCGCGGCCTTGCCCGTGCGATGGCCATTGTCAGCATTGTGTTTCTTCTGCCCTATTGCACGACGCAGATGGCCGGAATTGGGCTGCTGCTATCGGGTGTGACGGGCGGAGAAATTAGCCTCTTTCAGGCGGTCGCGACGGGTGCGGCCCTTGCAATGTTCTGGGCCTTGCTCGCGGGTCTGCGCTCCGTAGCCTGGACCGATGCTGCGATGTCCGTTGTGATGTTGGTCTCAGGCCTGCTGGCCGTCGCCTTCGCAGTTGCGGCATTGGGCGGTCCGGCAGAATTCCTTGGCACCCTGCAAGCGGATCATGCCGAGTGGCTCACGGTTCCGGGGCCCGGTCTCTGGAGCCTTCCGACCTTTATCGCGCTGTCGCTTCCGTGGTTCTTCTTCACCCTTTCTAATCCGCAGGTCAGCCAGCGGTTGTTCATCCTGCGGGACTTCCAAGCCATGCGCCGGATGATCCTCTGGGTGCTGGGGTTCGGCTTTGTCTTCACGCTCGTTGCCGTGATCTGGGGGTTGGCCGCGCTGCAACTTGCGCCCGACATCGCTAACACATCGATGGCGACGCCTGCGCTTCTTTCCTCAGGGGTCATTCCAACTTGGGTTGTGCTGCTCTTGATCATTGGCATTCTGTCGGCAGCGATATCAACACTGGACTCCATCGCGTTGACAGTCGGGGCGATGATCGCGCGCGACGTTGTGCCGAGGGTGGAAGCCCAAAACGACGCGCGACAGATACTTTCCGGTCGCCTCGTCATCGTTGCGGTGGTTTTGTTCGCGAGCTATTTCGCGCTGGAAAAGGCCGCCATCGTGGATCAACTGGCAGCGCTTTCTGCGGCAGGGCTGATGGTCTCTGTGCCGCCGATCGTGGGGGCCTTCTTCTGGCGCAGCGGCACCGCGACAGGCGCCATGGCAGCCATCGTCGGCGGCGCGGCCGTGGCTGTTTGGCTAGCGATCTTCCAGGGGGTCAGCGTATTCAACCCAGTGCTGCCTTTCGCTGTCGGGGGAACGAGTGTGCTACTTTTCATCGCGGTCAGCATTTTCACCAAGCCTCGGGCAAATGCGCTGGATTTCCAGAGCGAGATCACCGACCAACTCACCTATCACCGTGCATGGTAATAGGTGCTGCCAGACGGGTTCGAACTCGTCTCTGGTAGGCCAGCAAACGACCGGTTTCCTGACAATCCGCCACCCCGATTTCCTTCAGCACGGCCCCATATGAACGCAGCTTGTCTGTGACGAATACGTGGGGACGGCCAGGCCGCTTCATCAATTTCCTGAGGAATTTCAATGCCACTTTCTTGTCGCGCTTTTTGGTCACGAAGCTTTCAAACACCGCGCCTTAGTGATCATCGGCCCGGCATAGATACTGTCGCTCGCCATTGATCTTCACGAACATCTCATCCAGATGCCAACGCCAGCGGTTCGATCGCAGCCCCTCAATCCGGCGCTTCCGGATCTCCGAGGCAGACATCGGGCCGAAACGGCGCCACCAAAACCGGACCGTTTCATGGCTGATTTCCACACCGCGCTCCTGCAACACATCCTCAACATTTCGTCGAGGCAGCGGGAACCGAATCTACAAAATCACCGCCAGGCGGACGATCTCAGGGCTGGTTTTGAAGCACTGCAGGGGAGCGCCTTTCGTCACTCGTGAAGGCTGCGCAAACGTCCTGCACACCTCAAGCAGGTTCCTCTGACGCCCCCCCGCCGTATCAGGATGTTGTTGCCAGCAGGCTTGCGTTGCCGCCCGCTGCCGTCGTGTCGATGCAAAGATGCCGCTCAAGGACGTAGCGCCACGGTGCGATACTTTCGGTCACAAGCGGCAAGATCGCCCCATCGCGCTCGGACAATGCGATGCGCAGGCTGCGTGTCCAGTCGGACGCCCCCGCGGCCGCCACCACAGAAAACCCCTCCAAATCGACCAGTGTTTCGGGATCGAGCATTCCATCGAGGGCCACGACCGGCGCACCTGCCGCGACCAAAGCATTGGCCATCGAGGCCGCAGCGCCCGGGACGACGATCACCGCACCGCACCCCGCACCGAGGGCCTGAATGGCCTGCGCCACCGCAATTTCTGGTGTCGGACCAAGGCACAGGACCGTCCCGCGCGGGAACATACGCAGGCGATTGCTCTCCCCCGTGGGGCCGGGCAAGGTCTGGGGCGTGGTATCAAAAGCCGCTGTTTCGGCCAGTGCCTTGCGCACCACGCCGGTCCGGCCCGTCAATGCCGCCCTGAGCACCGAGACACGGTCCGCCCGTGCGGCCCAATTGCGGGCATCGATCTTTTCGATCGCCGCGTCGATTGCGCTGCGGGGCATCACTGTGCCGTATGGTTCGACAGCGGGATCCGCTTTGCCAATGCGGCGGAACCGCGTGAGATAGTGCGGCCCCCCCGCCTTCGGTCCTGTGCCGGACAGGCCTTCACCACCAAACGGCTGGCTGCCGACGATCGCACCGATCTGGTTGCGGTTTACATAGGCGTTGCCGACCTGGATCCGCTCCACGATCTGCTCGACCCGGTCGTCGATCCGGGTGTGCAGCCCGAATGTCAGGCCGTAGCCGCGATCGTTGATCTCGTCGACGACCTTGTCGATATCCCGCGCCCGGAAGGTTGCGACATGCAGCACAGGGCCAAAAATCTCGCGCTCCATATCGGCGATGCCATTCACCTTTACCACGGCGGGAGTGGCATAGGTGCCGTGCGCAGGTACGTCGAGTTTCTTCAGCAGCGTGCCGGCTTTTTCATGCTCGGCCACATACTCCATGACCATCTTTTGCGCATCCGCGTCGATCACGGGCGATACGTCGACATCCGTTGACCACGGATCGCCCGTCACCAGCGCATCCATTGCACCGTAGAGCATTTCTGTCAGCCGTTCCTCGGCTTCTTTCTGCACATAGAGGATCCGCAGCGCCGAACAGCGCTGGCCCGCAGACTGGAAGGACGAGATCAGAATGTCGCGCACGGCCTGCTCGGTCAGGGCGGAGGAATCCACCATCATCGCGTTCAGACCGCCGGTTTCGGCGATCAGCACCGCGTCGGCACCGGCGTTCTTGGCCAAGGCCTTGTGGATGATCTGCGCCACCTCGGTGGAGCCTGTAAAGCAGACGCCGGCGATCCGCGGGTCGCTGGTCAGCGGGCCGCCGACCGTCGGGCCATCACCGGGCAGCAATTGCAGGACCGCCTCAGGCAGTCCCGCCTCGCGCATCAATTCGACAGCGCGTTGCGCGATGATCGGGGTCTGTTCGGCCGGTTTGGCGAGGACCACGTTGCCGACAGCCAAGGCCGCCGCGATTTGCCCCGAGAAAATTGCCAATGGGAAATTCCACGGGCTGATGCAGACAAAAATACCCAAAGCACTGCCCGGCTCCTCGTTCTCCAGACGCTCGGCTTCGTTCGCGTAGTAGCGCAAGAAATCGACCGCTTCGCGGACCTCGGCGATCCCGTCCAGCACGGTCTTGCCGGCCTCGCGGGTCGTGATCGAAGTAAGCTCCGCGATGTTCTCTTCGTAGAGGTCCGCGATCTTGCGCAGGATCGCCGCCCGCTCTTCCACCGGGGTCGCCGCCCAGTCCTCGAAGGCCGATTGCGCCGCGGTCAGGGCCGTCTCGACCTCGTCGGGAGTCGCATCGTAGATCTTGCCCACGACACGGTCAGGGTCTGCGGGCGACAGCGCATCGCGCGCCTCTCCCTGCGGTGCAGACAGGCCGGCCACCATCGGGCCACCGACCCATTGTTTGTCAGCGAACTCTTCGCGGGCCGCAAGCAGCGGTAGGATCGATGCAGGTTCGTTCACGCGGAAACCCTTGGAATTCCTGCGCTGGGGCATGAACATATCCCACGGCTGCGCAATCGTCGGGTTACCAACCTGAGCGCCCAAAGCCTTGACCTGATCGACCGGATCCTTGGAGATCGCCTCCGACGGGATGTCCGTATCCACGATCTGGTTCACGAAGGACGAGTTGGCCCCGTTCTCCAGCAGACGCCGGACGAGATACGCGAGCAAATCCCGGTGGGCCCCGACGGGCGCATAGATGCGGCAGCGCGTGCCCTCCGCCTTCATGACGATCTCGTGGAGTGATTCACCCATGCCATGCAAGCGCTGGAATTCGAAGCTGTTCTTGTCATTGCCGGCCATCGCGATCACGGCTGCGCAGGTATGGGCATTGTGCGTTGCGAACTGAGGATAAATCCGGTCGCGGCGGTCCATGAGCATTTGTGCACAGGCCATGTAGCTCAGGTCGGTATTGACCTTGCGGGTAAAGACAGGGAACCGCTCCACGCCCAATTCCTGTGCAATCTTGATCTCGGTGTCCCAATATGCACCTTTGACCAGACGCACCATGATCTTGCGATCATACCTTTCGGCCATGTCATAAAGGGTCTCGATCACGGGGGCGGCCCGGCGGCCGTAGGCTTGGACCACCACGCCGAAGCCCTCCCAGCCTGCAAGCTCGGGATCCGAGAGCAGCGCCTCGATCACATCGAGAGACAGGTCCAGGCGGTCCTGCTCCTCCGCGTCGATGTTGAAACCGATATTGGCTTGGGCCGCTTGCTTGGCCAGTTCCAACGCGCGGGGGACCAATTCACGCATGACTGTTTCTTTGTGCGTATATTCGTAGCGCGGATGCAGCGCGGACAGCTTGACAGAAATCCCCGGGCTCGAACGGACATCACCCTTGGCTGCTTTCTCAATCGACGCAATCGCATCGCTGTAGGCCTTCTGATAGCGCTTGGCATCATCGTCGGTCCGTGCCGCCTCGCCCAGCATGTCGTATGAATACGTGTAGCCCTCGGCCTCTTCGCTGCGCGCGTTCTTCATGCCTTCCGAAATGGTTTGGCCCAGAACGAACTGACGGCCGAGAATACGCATGGATTGCCCCACCGCTTTGCGTACAATCGGTTCGCCCATCCGCTTGACCAACCCGCGCAGGACGCGAGCAGGTCCTTTGGGATCGTCATCGAGAACGCGGCCCGTCAGCATGAGCGCCCAAGTGGATGCATTCACCAAAGACGAGGAAGACTGGCCCAAATGCGCGCCCCAATTCGACGGGGCAATCTTGTCTTCGATCAAGTCATCAATCGTCTCGGCATCTGGAACCCGCAGCAAAGCCTCGGCCAGACACATCAGCCCGACGCCTTCCTCTGTCGACAGACCGTATTCGGCAAGAAATGCCTCCATCATCGACGGCGATGTTTCCTTGCGGACACGGTCCACATAACGTGCACCCGCCTTGGCAACCTTGGCGCGGTCTGCATCGGACAGCTTGATCTGTTCCGACAGCAACGCGACGACCTCTGCTTCTTCGACTTTGTATCTCTCGCGTACAAGCGACCTATACTTATTTTCATTGATTATATCGGAATTCGTATGGCTATTCATTCTGGATTCCCTATCGGCAATGAGTTCACTCGACGCTATTGGTGGTAGCACCCCGGGTCAAGCAGACGGTAAAACGGGATGGTTGCAACCCTCCGTAGACGGCATCGGCACTTGCCAAAAAGAGGCTCTGTCAGACCAATTCGAACCAGTCTCAGTTCACCG
Above is a genomic segment from Sulfitobacter sp. HNIBRBA3233 containing:
- a CDS encoding 2Fe-2S iron-sulfur cluster-binding protein — its product is MGRIFSDARRPVHAGPYPCEMLARQKDLPDLEAIAVSPALTFARAEDGPSIINAMRDHQAMMDAIREGLVNGAVAEVPDDPLTRAQHLKAFGYFCDAAGVGICEIPGAAVLARPHLNPDLARLSEDLKTRQTKTLASGIDSIMADLKEALDAEPTTIDAHTHALVLMYENPRAPAVGEAGCDWIMDAQAHRAALLASETAVVLAGYLRLLGYRARAHTASCSDVDAGRMAAAAGLVTLEDGTLKHPYIGTRFGLAVVTTDFAMAPDLPLAPMAQQPARAFGLAWKTGLRSAKRASTATPYAKRRFRDGAHPFERLKRVDTPTTYIDEPNVARVPKRADMFARAQFGDMGKKVQDTARGGQYIRRSAPAMAQRRALGAFTLLQDGAAAPTRREFTARQAADLVKATAYWLGADAVGVSRCPDWTWYSHDARGAPIDPPHDQAISIIIDQGFETMEGASGDDWISVAQSMRAYLRFSLIGGVLAAQLRRLGYGAKAHTVTDGEVLQPPLLLLSGLGEVSRIGEVILNPFLGPRLKSGVVTTDLPMEHDRPIDFGLQRFCESCNKCARECPSGAITAGPKLMFNGYEIWKSDSQKCATYRLGTPGGAMCGRCMKTCPWNLEGVFKEAPFRWAAMNVPQLAPALARIDDAAGRGGINPVKKWWWDIEVKEDGGYRAADAPVNARSLQRGLKLRYADQTLAVYPAPLAPPPWPYPHPMDRERGIEAYQAMITADEYRARAARGAAPQHVYTVPGESPVLELEIAQAVRMTPEITRFRFRRPDGGDLPAWEAGAHLDIVVAPDYLRQYSMSGDPADRSCYEIGVLREDHGRGGSKLLHRIFAEGRRVFVSRPINHFPLHDAPFSLLMGGGIGVTPMIAMAHQLHASGRRFALHYSGRSRSRMAYLDDLAQLPWADRVTLHISDEGSRAYISRIVSDLPKGAHVYTCGAEPFMQAVVETAKAADLPEEAVHLEYFAVPERAETPSAPFTLKLARSGREFTVPADRSAADVLVENGYHVDLKCADGICGVCRCGVISGEVDHRDFVLSKAQRAQEIILCQSRAATAGGTVEIDL
- a CDS encoding MarR family winged helix-turn-helix transcriptional regulator, giving the protein MFGFRIARVQARLSAQIAQLLRDHQRLSVMQWRVLFMLDALGKTTPAEIVRETGLDKGQLSRTIRDMTERGLLEAVPNTDDMRGQVIDFSERGRALFQKVRPLIYDRQDRLLSVMSEEERKTFIRVLDLLEDEMNRIDAEEN
- a CDS encoding flavodoxin family protein is translated as MTRLLIVYHSRTDGTRQMAQAAAEGAEGEVSTLLQTADETSPEDVLAADGYLFCAPENLAALSGAMKEFFDRCYYPVLGRIEGRPYAQLVCAGSDGENAARQTARIAKGWRLREVQPPLIVCTKAQTPEEILATKTIGEADLDRCREIGTALGAGLAMGVF
- a CDS encoding VOC family protein, whose amino-acid sequence is MIAYVTVGADDIARAKRFYTAFLPALGYDLKEGADGLSFALPVPQGQLPMLPDFYVKPTFDGRPSSAGNGVMIAFQARSQRQVRELHAAALAAGGTDEGQPGFRAPYSADFYVGYLRDPQGNKIALFSSNPADPGRDG
- a CDS encoding acyl-CoA dehydrogenase family protein, whose translation is MTHPAPQSDLGTHEVHNQPESRGDCDLWESDPALRSIAPQMGAQRDPLQRYAKALGTEELRQAARDANRHTPELELFDRQGRRLDEVRYHPAYHQFMEVSAAAGYSAVAWEGTPGGHATHAAMVYLASQVEPGHCCPLTMTYAAVPVIAAAQGIPSDWHRKILSRQYDRSVGPVSGKRGATIGMALTEKQGGSDVMANATRAEADGAVWRLTGHKWFCSAPMSDGLLTLAQGPEGLTCFFVPRWLEGTRNGIRIQRLKDKLGNRSNASAEIEYDRALAYQIGEGGRGVRTIIKMIHHTRLDTAMAPAGLMRAALVEAHHWVAHRTAFQKKLIDQPLMRSLLADLTLDWEGSLALGMRVAQAFDGDAEEDRAFARTGVALAKFINNKLCPMVVGEAMEILGGMGYIEDTPLPMLYREAPLNGIWEGSGNVICLDVLRTLAKDPRAREALNMELDAVAGQDRQYDEALQSYRTRWRGLPSEEEARWFVERTAYLLTASILIQHAPEPVAAAFVSTRLSGERGRVSGSVSKQETREILSRLG